The following coding sequences are from one Canis lupus baileyi chromosome 19, mCanLup2.hap1, whole genome shotgun sequence window:
- the ANGPTL6 gene encoding angiopoietin-related protein 6 isoform X1: MVIVSPLTREFKKMIPGVHSGYEFRTLGTGRRTLLPESESAEAPAGPSAPPRTSCACFKLCQTQGLGPERWAMSAPPLRTLQLLLLLGATWARAGAPRCTYTFVLPQQKFTGAVCWSGPSAARPAAEAVNASEVAALRMRVGRHEELLRELQRLAAADGAVAGEVRALRKESRGLSARLGQLRAQLQHEAGPGAGPGAGPGPGAEPAALLALLGERVLNVSAEAQRAAARFHQLDVKFRELAQLVTRQSGLIARLERLCPGGTGGQQQVLPPPLVPVVPVSLVGGTNDTSRRLDPAPEPQRDQTLRQQGPLASPMPAGHPAVPTKPTGPWQDCAEAHQAGHRQSGVYELQLGRHVVSVWCEQQLEGGGWTVIQRRQDGSVNFFTTWQHYKVGFGQPDGEYWLGLEPVHQLTSRGDHELLVLLEDWGGRGARAHYDGFSLEPESDYYRLRLGQYHGDAGDSLSWHNDKPFSTVDRDRDSYSGNCALYQRGGWWYHACAHSNLNGVWHRGGHYRSRYQDGVYWAEFRGGAYSLKKVAMLIRPLRL; encoded by the exons ATGGTGATCGTTTCCCCTCTGACCCGCgaatttaaaaagatgat CCCGGGAGTCCACTCGGGTTACGAGTTCAGGACGCTAGGAACTGGGCGGAGGACACTGCTCCCTGAGAGTGAGTCTGCAG AGGCTCCTGCTGGACCCTCGGCTCCTCCTAGGACTTCTTGTGCCTGCTTCAAGCTTTGCCAGACTCAGGGTCTTGGTCCTGAGAG GTGGGCCATGTCGGCGCCTCCGCTGCGCACGCTgcagctgctgctcctgctgggcGCGACGTgggcgcgggcgggggccccGCGCTGCACCTACACCTTCGTGCTGCCGCAGCAGAAGTTCACGGGCGCCGTGTGCTGGAGCGGGCCGtccgccgcgcgccccgccgccgAGGCCGTGAACGCCAGCGAGGTGGCAGCGCTGCGCATGCGCGTGGGCCGCCACGAGGAGCTTCTGCGCGAACTCCAGCGGCTGGCGGCGGCCGACGGCGCGGTGGCGGGAGAGGTGCGCGCGCTGCGCAAGGAGAGCCGCGGCCTGAGCGCGCGCCTGGGCCAGCTGCGCGCGCAGCTGCAGCACGAggcgggcccgggggcgggcccgggggcggggccgggcccagGGGCGGAGCCCGCCGCGCTGCTGGCGCTGCTCGGGGAGCGCGTGCTCAACGTGTCCGCGGAGGCGCAGCGCGCCGCCGCCCGCTTCCACCAGCTGGATGTCAAGTTCCGGGAGCTGGCGCAGCTGGTCACCCGGCAGAGTGGCCTCATCGCCCGCCTGGAGCGCCTGTGCCCGGGGGGCACGGGCGGGCAGCAGCAG GTGCTGCCACCACCTCTGGTCCCTGTGGTTCCAGTCAGTCTGGTGGGTGGCACTAATGACACCAGCAGGAGGCTAGACCCAGCTCCAGAGCCCCAGAGAGACCAGACCCTGAGACAGCAGGGGCCCTTGGCCTCTCCCATGCCTGCAGGGCACCCTGCTGTCCCCACCAAGCCAACAG GGCCATGGCAGGATTGTGCAGAGGCCCACCAGGCAGGCCACAGGCAGAGCGGCGTCTATGAGCTGCAGCTGGGCCGGCATGTAGTGTCAGTGTGGTGTGAGCAACAGCTGGAGGGGGGAGGCTGGACTGTGATCCAAAGGCGACAAGATGGGTCCGTcaacttcttcaccacctggCAGCACTACAAG GTGGGCTTCGGGCAGCCTGATGGGGAATACTGGCTGGGCCTGGAACCTGTGCATCAACTGACCAGCCGTGGAGACCATGAGTTACTGGTGCTCCTCGAGGACTGGGGAGGGCGTGGGGCGCGTGCCCATTATGATGGTTTCTCCTTGGAGCCTGAGAGCGACTACTATCGCCTACGGCTTGGCCAGTACCATGGAGATGCTGGAGACTCTCTTTCCTGGCACAATGACAAGCCTTTCAGCACCGTGGATAGGGACCGAGACTCCTATTCTG gtAACTGTGCCCTGTACCAGCGGGGAGGCTGGTGGTACCACGCCTGTGCCCACTCCAACCTCAACGGCGTGTGGCATCGTGGTGGCCATTACCGCAGCCGCTATCAGGACGGCGTCTACTGGGCCGAGTTTCGTGGTGGGGCTTACTCTCTCAAGAAGGTTGCCATGCTGATCCGGCCCCTGAGGCTGTga
- the ANGPTL6 gene encoding angiopoietin-related protein 6 isoform X2, with translation MVIVSPLTREFKKMIPGVHSGYEFRTLGTGRRTLLPEKAPAGPSAPPRTSCACFKLCQTQGLGPERWAMSAPPLRTLQLLLLLGATWARAGAPRCTYTFVLPQQKFTGAVCWSGPSAARPAAEAVNASEVAALRMRVGRHEELLRELQRLAAADGAVAGEVRALRKESRGLSARLGQLRAQLQHEAGPGAGPGAGPGPGAEPAALLALLGERVLNVSAEAQRAAARFHQLDVKFRELAQLVTRQSGLIARLERLCPGGTGGQQQVLPPPLVPVVPVSLVGGTNDTSRRLDPAPEPQRDQTLRQQGPLASPMPAGHPAVPTKPTGPWQDCAEAHQAGHRQSGVYELQLGRHVVSVWCEQQLEGGGWTVIQRRQDGSVNFFTTWQHYKVGFGQPDGEYWLGLEPVHQLTSRGDHELLVLLEDWGGRGARAHYDGFSLEPESDYYRLRLGQYHGDAGDSLSWHNDKPFSTVDRDRDSYSGNCALYQRGGWWYHACAHSNLNGVWHRGGHYRSRYQDGVYWAEFRGGAYSLKKVAMLIRPLRL, from the exons ATGGTGATCGTTTCCCCTCTGACCCGCgaatttaaaaagatgat CCCGGGAGTCCACTCGGGTTACGAGTTCAGGACGCTAGGAACTGGGCGGAGGACACTGCTCCCTGAGA AGGCTCCTGCTGGACCCTCGGCTCCTCCTAGGACTTCTTGTGCCTGCTTCAAGCTTTGCCAGACTCAGGGTCTTGGTCCTGAGAG GTGGGCCATGTCGGCGCCTCCGCTGCGCACGCTgcagctgctgctcctgctgggcGCGACGTgggcgcgggcgggggccccGCGCTGCACCTACACCTTCGTGCTGCCGCAGCAGAAGTTCACGGGCGCCGTGTGCTGGAGCGGGCCGtccgccgcgcgccccgccgccgAGGCCGTGAACGCCAGCGAGGTGGCAGCGCTGCGCATGCGCGTGGGCCGCCACGAGGAGCTTCTGCGCGAACTCCAGCGGCTGGCGGCGGCCGACGGCGCGGTGGCGGGAGAGGTGCGCGCGCTGCGCAAGGAGAGCCGCGGCCTGAGCGCGCGCCTGGGCCAGCTGCGCGCGCAGCTGCAGCACGAggcgggcccgggggcgggcccgggggcggggccgggcccagGGGCGGAGCCCGCCGCGCTGCTGGCGCTGCTCGGGGAGCGCGTGCTCAACGTGTCCGCGGAGGCGCAGCGCGCCGCCGCCCGCTTCCACCAGCTGGATGTCAAGTTCCGGGAGCTGGCGCAGCTGGTCACCCGGCAGAGTGGCCTCATCGCCCGCCTGGAGCGCCTGTGCCCGGGGGGCACGGGCGGGCAGCAGCAG GTGCTGCCACCACCTCTGGTCCCTGTGGTTCCAGTCAGTCTGGTGGGTGGCACTAATGACACCAGCAGGAGGCTAGACCCAGCTCCAGAGCCCCAGAGAGACCAGACCCTGAGACAGCAGGGGCCCTTGGCCTCTCCCATGCCTGCAGGGCACCCTGCTGTCCCCACCAAGCCAACAG GGCCATGGCAGGATTGTGCAGAGGCCCACCAGGCAGGCCACAGGCAGAGCGGCGTCTATGAGCTGCAGCTGGGCCGGCATGTAGTGTCAGTGTGGTGTGAGCAACAGCTGGAGGGGGGAGGCTGGACTGTGATCCAAAGGCGACAAGATGGGTCCGTcaacttcttcaccacctggCAGCACTACAAG GTGGGCTTCGGGCAGCCTGATGGGGAATACTGGCTGGGCCTGGAACCTGTGCATCAACTGACCAGCCGTGGAGACCATGAGTTACTGGTGCTCCTCGAGGACTGGGGAGGGCGTGGGGCGCGTGCCCATTATGATGGTTTCTCCTTGGAGCCTGAGAGCGACTACTATCGCCTACGGCTTGGCCAGTACCATGGAGATGCTGGAGACTCTCTTTCCTGGCACAATGACAAGCCTTTCAGCACCGTGGATAGGGACCGAGACTCCTATTCTG gtAACTGTGCCCTGTACCAGCGGGGAGGCTGGTGGTACCACGCCTGTGCCCACTCCAACCTCAACGGCGTGTGGCATCGTGGTGGCCATTACCGCAGCCGCTATCAGGACGGCGTCTACTGGGCCGAGTTTCGTGGTGGGGCTTACTCTCTCAAGAAGGTTGCCATGCTGATCCGGCCCCTGAGGCTGTga